A genomic segment from Roseibium algicola encodes:
- a CDS encoding KpsF/GutQ family sugar-phosphate isomerase codes for MTTVLRDPVSEENTDMTSLCLVSAERTLETEIAGLSAVRAALKNGLAIPFQKTFDLIQKSKGRVVITGIGKSGHIGTKIAASLASTGTPSFFVHASEASHGDLGMITEDDVVIALSWSGETQELAGIVSYTRRFKVPLIAITSRKDSTLGRAADIVMNLPAVTEACPHGLAPTTSALIQLAVGDALAVALLEGRGFTAQDFRVFHPGGRLGASLKTAKDIMHTGERMPLVSANTSMSEGIVLMTQRGFGVLGVVDELKQLIGIITDGDLRRHVSSNLLAKSAGEIMTRAPKTVSPDTLSASILELANSLSITSVFVIEDGRPVGIVHLHDLLRIGAA; via the coding sequence ATGACCACCGTTCTGCGCGACCCGGTTTCCGAAGAAAATACAGACATGACGTCCCTGTGCCTCGTCTCCGCAGAGCGGACCCTGGAAACGGAAATTGCCGGCCTGAGTGCCGTTCGCGCAGCGCTGAAGAACGGACTTGCCATCCCGTTCCAGAAGACCTTCGATCTCATTCAAAAGAGCAAGGGACGCGTTGTCATCACCGGCATCGGCAAGAGTGGTCATATCGGCACCAAGATCGCAGCAAGCCTTGCGTCAACGGGAACGCCGTCTTTCTTCGTTCATGCCAGTGAAGCCAGTCACGGCGACCTGGGCATGATCACCGAAGACGACGTCGTGATCGCCCTGTCCTGGTCGGGTGAAACCCAGGAACTGGCAGGCATCGTCAGCTACACCCGTCGCTTCAAGGTGCCCTTGATCGCGATCACCTCGCGCAAGGACAGCACCCTCGGCCGTGCAGCTGATATCGTCATGAACCTGCCTGCTGTCACCGAGGCCTGCCCGCATGGCCTCGCCCCGACAACCTCCGCCCTCATTCAGCTGGCCGTCGGTGATGCACTCGCTGTGGCTCTTCTGGAAGGACGTGGGTTTACCGCGCAGGACTTCCGCGTATTCCACCCGGGCGGCCGCCTGGGCGCCAGCCTGAAAACGGCCAAGGACATCATGCACACTGGCGAACGCATGCCGCTGGTGTCCGCAAACACCTCGATGAGCGAAGGCATCGTCCTGATGACCCAGCGCGGTTTCGGTGTGCTGGGTGTCGTCGACGAGCTGAAACAGTTGATCGGCATCATCACCGACGGTGACTTGCGCCGCCATGTTTCGTCAAATCTCCTGGCAAAATCTGCCGGTGAAATCATGACGCGTGCTCCAAAGACCGTTTCTCCGGACACATTGTCGGCTTCAATTCTTGAATTGGCCAACAGCCTGTCGATCACCTCCGTGTTCGTGATCGAGGACGGTCGCCCCGTCGGCATTGTCCATCTGCACGATCTTCTTCGCATCGGCGCAGCCTGA
- a CDS encoding outer membrane beta-barrel protein gives MRSFLPLITFLAVLQAVSAAAQTTLDDLRGSDDPGGAQESADPSDQAAQAADRNPTQANVFSLRSTLNSATAETGSSGLGTNGRATPVRPFADRIAAVDRAVPLSDSGIDDSVFGGDTTFDAAQGIRLGSFTLTPQLTVSTGWTDNRSQAADGTSGKFYRISPDVSLTSNWSRHQLDTSLRGSFTGYPGDTDDNEANVFAAANLRLDISEATQVTTSIAYTLSQEDDGSAESASGTDYDHELSGSLSGTRAVGIVAATASLGVDRNFYTSESGSESGRNNTLYSASLRLDGNTGSVFSPFVEGALLLRRYDDTCSDALCEKRNANGYQVMGGVTIASGPKLTGELGAGWRIEDIEDERLENLSGLIADASLVWSPSRLTTVTAGLGTSFEATDIDGASGSIIYSGDLRLAHAFSDRLVGETGVGYSYRTYEGVSIEERTLTGFGGLTFAVTKNIAVTADYTHRRFDSSQQGNDYSENAVEAGFRLRH, from the coding sequence ATGCGCAGCTTTCTGCCTCTGATCACTTTTCTTGCCGTTTTGCAGGCCGTTTCCGCGGCTGCACAAACGACGCTTGACGATTTGCGTGGATCGGACGACCCAGGCGGGGCGCAAGAATCAGCAGACCCTTCCGATCAGGCAGCCCAGGCGGCAGACCGAAATCCTACGCAGGCAAATGTCTTTTCCCTTCGTTCGACACTGAATTCGGCAACGGCGGAAACCGGATCGAGCGGCCTTGGAACCAATGGCAGAGCCACTCCTGTCAGGCCATTTGCCGACAGGATTGCAGCTGTCGACAGGGCGGTTCCTCTATCGGACAGCGGTATCGACGACAGCGTTTTTGGCGGAGATACGACCTTCGATGCGGCACAAGGGATCCGGCTCGGGTCCTTCACGCTGACGCCCCAACTGACCGTGTCGACAGGTTGGACCGATAACCGGTCACAGGCGGCAGATGGAACCTCTGGCAAGTTCTACCGGATTTCACCCGATGTTTCGCTGACCTCGAACTGGTCACGCCATCAGCTGGACACGTCGCTGCGAGGTTCCTTCACCGGATATCCCGGTGATACCGACGACAACGAGGCGAACGTCTTTGCGGCGGCAAACCTGCGGCTCGATATCAGCGAAGCGACACAGGTCACGACCAGTATAGCCTACACGCTCAGCCAGGAGGACGACGGCAGCGCAGAATCGGCTTCCGGGACCGACTACGATCACGAACTTTCGGGAAGCCTCAGTGGTACGCGCGCAGTCGGCATCGTTGCCGCAACAGCTTCGCTCGGCGTCGACCGGAATTTCTATACGTCGGAAAGCGGCTCGGAATCCGGACGTAACAACACGCTCTACTCCGCCAGCCTGCGGCTGGACGGCAATACCGGCAGCGTGTTTTCCCCGTTCGTTGAGGGGGCGCTGCTTCTGCGGCGCTATGACGATACCTGTAGCGACGCCTTGTGCGAAAAACGAAATGCCAATGGCTATCAGGTCATGGGTGGTGTCACCATCGCATCCGGCCCCAAACTGACCGGGGAACTCGGTGCGGGGTGGCGGATCGAGGACATTGAGGATGAGAGGCTTGAAAACCTGTCAGGCCTGATCGCCGACGCCTCCCTGGTCTGGTCGCCAAGCCGCCTGACGACGGTTACCGCTGGTCTTGGCACCTCCTTCGAGGCAACCGATATCGACGGTGCCAGCGGTTCGATCATCTACTCCGGCGACCTGCGCCTCGCTCATGCCTTCAGTGATCGTCTGGTGGGCGAGACCGGTGTCGGTTACAGTTACCGGACCTATGAAGGTGTTTCGATCGAAGAGCGTACCCTGACAGGGTTTGGTGGTCTGACCTTCGCTGTGACGAAGAACATTGCGGTGACGGCGGATTATACCCATCGTCGTTTCGACAGTTCCCAGCAGGGGAACGACTATTCCGAAAACGCTGTTGAAGCCGGGTTTAGATTGCGGCATTAA
- a CDS encoding lytic murein transglycosylase codes for MRNLAQLTANVKTILPFSGRLRTLGRRLLLTAAATGTLLAVSVPAQADQGFSQFVSGFWPTAKAAGISSQTYNAVFTGMQPDDDTLRLMSKQSEFVKPIWDYLDSAVSDTRVEKGREMLKEYSQVLAVIENRYGVDREAVLAIWGMETNYGGFMGRHNVIQALATLAYAAPRRKSFWEKELVTALAIVQAGHVRFQDMEGSWAGAMGHTQFMPSSWKAYAADYDGDGRRDIWTSIPDALASTAAYLQKHGWQTGKTWGYEVALPSGFDYHMADGEKTLTLGEWGRYGIRRSNGKDFPRPSDNAILVLPAGASGPAFLMLKNFYVIKRYNNATAYALAVGHLADRIIGGGPIEGDWSREHLPLNRSETAELQALLNQRGFSVGTADGRIGPATRKGIRAYQRSRGMVPDGYASIVLLARLKLDG; via the coding sequence ATGCGGAACCTTGCGCAGCTGACTGCGAACGTGAAAACCATATTGCCCTTTTCAGGAAGACTGAGAACCCTCGGGCGCCGGCTGCTTTTGACTGCCGCGGCGACGGGCACTTTGCTGGCCGTTTCTGTGCCGGCACAGGCCGATCAGGGGTTCAGCCAGTTCGTTTCCGGCTTCTGGCCGACGGCCAAGGCAGCCGGCATTTCTTCCCAGACCTACAACGCGGTCTTCACTGGCATGCAGCCGGACGATGACACCTTGCGCCTGATGAGCAAGCAATCCGAGTTCGTGAAACCGATCTGGGATTATCTCGATAGCGCCGTTTCAGACACGCGGGTCGAAAAAGGCCGCGAGATGCTGAAGGAGTACAGCCAGGTTCTTGCGGTCATCGAAAACCGCTACGGCGTCGATCGTGAAGCCGTCCTGGCGATCTGGGGCATGGAAACCAACTATGGCGGCTTCATGGGGCGTCATAACGTGATCCAGGCACTGGCGACGCTGGCCTATGCGGCGCCGCGCCGGAAGAGCTTCTGGGAAAAGGAACTTGTTACCGCGCTGGCGATCGTCCAGGCAGGTCATGTGCGTTTTCAGGACATGGAAGGTTCCTGGGCCGGCGCCATGGGGCACACCCAGTTCATGCCCTCTAGCTGGAAGGCCTATGCCGCCGACTATGACGGTGACGGCCGCCGGGATATCTGGACGTCCATACCCGATGCACTCGCCTCAACCGCTGCCTATCTGCAAAAGCACGGCTGGCAGACAGGCAAGACCTGGGGATACGAGGTAGCCCTGCCCAGCGGGTTCGACTATCACATGGCCGACGGCGAAAAGACGCTGACGCTAGGCGAATGGGGGCGATACGGAATTCGCCGGTCAAACGGCAAGGATTTTCCGCGGCCGTCCGACAACGCCATCCTGGTTCTGCCTGCCGGAGCAAGCGGACCGGCGTTCCTGATGCTGAAGAACTTCTACGTGATCAAGCGTTACAACAACGCGACTGCTTATGCGCTTGCCGTCGGCCATCTTGCCGACCGGATCATTGGCGGCGGACCGATCGAGGGCGACTGGTCGCGCGAGCACCTTCCGCTCAATCGCTCTGAAACCGCGGAATTGCAGGCGCTTTTGAACCAGCGTGGATTTTCTGTCGGTACGGCGGACGGCAGGATCGGACCTGCTACCCGAAAGGGTATCCGAGCCTACCAGCGCTCACGTGGGATGGTTCCCGACGGTTATGCATCCATTGTTTTGCTGGCACGCCTGAAGCTGGACGGCTAA
- a CDS encoding SGNH/GDSL hydrolase family protein, whose amino-acid sequence MRVQTRQREGKGTRAASLRVVVSLGLALVACSAGISAAQDAQRGEIVVAQNGPFRGFNPFAPLQRLFGGGGEKRRKQPQKTQQKPRVSRPAGAPPKFDVLEKDPNAGLILVVGDRMARGVADGLKYTLAQKPQIRVEAITEDKEGFVGEGSPDWATQVVSRIRGADVQAVVVMIGRQDLGKSFSGEPPVEFMTAEWLESYRRKVDGLVRVVRQEKKPLVWAGLPPTGDELVNADFTQLNSIFQGASEDRRVRYVDIWDIFLAEDGSFSSYGPDVDGKNTRLRTNDKIDFTWAGYRKVAFFVERELSRLLGGYGGLAFEGVEDDPNFIVLTGRTTSPEALLLGGEDEEEINSASRTYRFFVKGEPLPPMQGRVDDPRMPAVAVSAPAAAVEEVFAPTSADLRESLSSTASQDAQGRVSVTVRPGSQ is encoded by the coding sequence GTGAGAGTTCAGACACGGCAACGGGAAGGGAAGGGGACACGCGCCGCCTCGCTTCGGGTTGTCGTATCCCTTGGCCTTGCACTTGTTGCCTGCTCTGCCGGAATCTCTGCCGCACAGGACGCGCAACGCGGTGAAATCGTGGTTGCGCAGAACGGGCCCTTCCGGGGGTTCAATCCGTTTGCTCCATTGCAGCGGCTATTTGGCGGTGGGGGCGAGAAGCGCAGAAAGCAGCCACAAAAGACACAGCAGAAGCCGCGGGTTTCCCGGCCCGCGGGTGCACCGCCCAAATTCGACGTTCTCGAAAAGGACCCCAATGCCGGCCTGATCCTGGTCGTTGGGGACCGCATGGCACGCGGTGTCGCCGACGGTTTGAAATACACACTCGCGCAAAAACCACAGATCCGTGTCGAAGCCATTACCGAGGACAAGGAAGGCTTTGTCGGGGAAGGTTCGCCGGACTGGGCGACGCAGGTGGTTTCCAGGATCCGGGGGGCGGACGTTCAGGCCGTTGTGGTGATGATCGGCCGGCAGGACCTGGGTAAATCCTTTTCCGGTGAACCGCCCGTTGAATTCATGACTGCAGAGTGGCTGGAGAGCTACCGCAGGAAGGTCGACGGGCTTGTGCGTGTGGTGCGACAGGAAAAGAAACCGCTTGTGTGGGCCGGCCTGCCGCCCACGGGCGACGAACTGGTAAACGCGGATTTCACGCAGCTCAACTCGATCTTCCAGGGCGCGTCAGAGGACAGACGGGTCCGCTATGTCGACATATGGGATATCTTCCTGGCTGAAGACGGCAGCTTTTCCTCTTACGGACCAGATGTTGACGGCAAGAACACGCGTCTGCGCACGAACGACAAGATCGATTTCACATGGGCAGGCTATCGGAAAGTCGCATTCTTCGTGGAACGCGAACTGTCCCGCCTGCTCGGAGGCTATGGCGGGCTAGCTTTCGAAGGCGTGGAGGATGATCCGAACTTCATCGTCCTGACCGGACGTACGACGTCGCCGGAAGCACTGCTTCTGGGTGGTGAGGATGAAGAAGAGATCAATTCGGCCAGCAGGACCTATCGTTTCTTTGTCAAAGGCGAGCCCTTGCCACCCATGCAGGGACGTGTGGACGATCCAAGGATGCCTGCCGTAGCGGTATCT